The sequence ATGGGCGGCAGAGTCATTGGTGCAGGGACGGATGCTATCCGTATCGAAGGTGTAAGTAAGCTTCACGGAACAATTCACCATATTATTCCGGATCGTATTGAAACGGGTACATTTATGGTAGCTGCAGCAATTACAGGCGGCGACGTTACAATCGATAATGCTGTTCCTGAACATAACGCGGCATTGATTTCCAAGCTTACTGAAATGGGCGTCATCATTACTGAGCTGGATGAAGGTTTGCGTATTCGTGCAGATCATCCATTAAAAGCGGTTGACCTGAAGACGATGCCACATCCTGGATTCCCGACAGATATGCAATCACAAATGATGGCATTGATGTTGACGGCTTCTGGAACGGGTGTCTTGACAGAAACTGTATTCGAAAACCGTTTCATGCACGTCGAAGAATTCCGACGTATGAACGCAAGTGTCAAAATTGAAGGACGTTCAGTTATCATTTCAGGACCGTCCGATCTACAAGGTGCAGAAGTTGCGGCAACTGATCTTCGCGCAGCAGCAGCGTTAATCTTAGCAGGACTTGTTGCGGAAGGAACGACACGTGTAACGGAATTGATTCATCTGGACAGAGGCTACGTCGATTTCCATAAGAAATTGAAAGCACTTGGTGCAGACATCGAACGTGTTTCATCTGAAGAAACATCTACAGAAAAAACAGAACAGCTCGTTTAAGGTACGCAATCATACACTTATCCGTTGCTTATAAAACTGTCTCCACCTCGGTCAAACGATGTAGAGATAGTTTTTTTATTTGCACTAAAATGGTGAACTTCATTCCAGAAGCGGCTAAAGTACACGCTATGCAGCATCATCTACGAGTCTGCCATCATTTTACCTACTATATGCAGTTGTTTAAACGCGAGTCAGTCAAACACAAATTAGTTGAATGAATCATAGTCTATCTTCATACAATTAATTATGGACAAACTACTAGCTGTTTTATTCATTCTACTCTTATTCTTTATTCCTATTCTAATGAAAAAAACGATTGAACCTGAACGACCTGTGGCGATGGAAGAAAGTCCTGATTCTTGCATCATCCATATAACAGTGGATGGGGAGGACAAGCCAATCCCGCTCGACGAGTATATTGTCGGCGTCGTTGCTGGGGAAATGCCAATCGGATTCCACGACGAAGCATTGCGTGCACAGGCGATCGCCGCGCGTACATACGCATTGCGTTCGACTGATATGGGAAGGAGGCCCATTCAAGCAACTGTTTCGGCACAGGTGTACAAAAATCCAGCGGAACGAAAAAAACGTTGGGGGAAGGAGTTCAAAGCGAACGATATGCGATTGCGGGAAATTGTTAAATCGACGTCAGACAATATCATCGTCTATGAAGATGAAATGATCACAGCGATGTTCTTCTCCACATCCAATGGTAAAACAGAAACAGCTCAAAACTATAGCGGTAACCCGATTCCCTATTTACAAAGTGTTGAAAGTCCAGGGGAGGATGTCGTCGAAGCGCAAGTGGAGCGGCGTATTGAAATGCCCTTAAATGAGTGGAACGAAGCGCTTGGTGATGAATGGAAAGCGGACCGGTTCAGAAGTCTTCAACTCATTCGCAATCAGACAGGCCGTGTCCAAAAAGCACAAACGACAAATTTTGAAATGACGGGCAGGGAAATGCGTGAAGCGCTCGGTATTGCATCGACCGATTTCGATATTGCCTATGACATTACGAATAAAATCGTCATCATCACGACAAAGGGATACGGACACGGTGTCGGTATGAGCCAATTCGGCGCAGAAGCATTCGCACAGAAGGGCTGGACTGCCGAATCAATCCTTACGTACTACTATTCCGGCACGACAATAAAAAAGTTTGAACTTGATGAATCGGAATGTTTAAAAACACTCACACTTGCAAACAATAGCAAGTGAGGTGATGATAATGCGAGAAGAAAAACCGAAATTCCCTTCTCAGAAGAATAAGAGTCAGAAGAAGAATAGATGGTTCTGGCCAGCCATCTACTCAGGTCTAGCGATCGTCTTCGTCGGTATGATTTGGGGCTTCAACGCCATCGTACAAAAGGACAGTGCGACGGATGGTGTCGAAGTGACGCAACAGCCGAACAATGACTTGGTCGTAGAAACAAACGCGCAAACAGAAGTACTCAAGTATCCGTTTGACGAAGATGAATTTGAAAACATGGCCATTTTACAAGAGTACTATGATGTGGAAGCGGACGAAGATATGAGAGAGAAAGCACTTCTCGTCTTCAGCCAGACGTACCTGACAAACAAAGGCCTTTCCATCTCAATGGAAGATCAGCCATTTGAAGTCGTCGCAGCCATGAGCGGAACCGTCAAAGAAGTCGTCATCGACGAATTCTCAGGCAGCGAAATCACAATTGAACACGCTGAAGGGCTATCCACAATCTACGGCTCACTCACAGGCATCCTCGTGAAAGAAGGCGACCAAGTCCTCCAAGGACAAGCACTCGGCAACGCCACTAGCAACGAATGGAACGCCCAAGCAGGCACACACCTGCACTTCGAAGTGCACAAAGACGGCATCCCAGTGAACCCGCGCTCATACCTAGCATTCTAACCAACCAAGCCATCCACGCGAAACATTGCGGGATGGCTTTTTTAAATCGCGTCGGGGGAATGTGGGTGGGTGGGCGATTGAATGCTCCGCGTACGATTTTGGTGGACGCTCTCGTAGAAGAATATTACCTGCGCGCCCGTAAAAGCCACGCCCGCGCTCGTAAAGTCGTCCGGTGCGCCCGTAAAAGCCACGCCCGCGCTCGTAAAGTCGTCCTGCGCGCTCGTAAAAGCCACGCCCGCGCCCGTAAAGTCGTCCGGTGCGCCCGTAAAAGCCACGCCCGCGCTCGTAAAGTCGTCCGGTGCGCCCGTAAAAGCCACGCCCGCGCTCGTAAAGTCGTCCGGTGCGCCCGTAAAAGCCACGCCCGCGCTCGTAAAGTCGTCCGGTGCGCCCGTAAAAGCCACGCCCGCGCTCGTAAAGTCGTCCGGCGCGCCCGTAAAAGCCACGCCCGCGCTCGTAAAGTCGTCCTGCGCGCCCGTAAAAGCCACGCCCGCGCTCGTAAAGTCGTCTGGTGCGCCCGTATAGGCATTCTCGACGCCCGAAAATAGCATCGCCAAAAACCAAAACCAAGATGAATTGGTCAACAGCACTTCACGCGACCGAAAAATCCTAATAACCGGTAATTCTCCGCGAACCAAAAAAAGACCAATCATCCGTTGAACTTATATTGCTTGGCGCCGCCAGACATAACCGCTCAACCTGCCGCCCAAACCGCTCAACCTCATCCGAAATCCGCTCAACATGCCGCATAAACCGCTCAACCTCATCCAAAATCCGCTCAACCTGCCACCCAAAACCGCTCAACCTCATCCAAAATCCGCTCAACCTACCGCCCAAACCGCTCAAACTCACCAAAACCAAGACAAATTGGTCAACAGCACTTCACGCGACAGATAAATCCAAAAACATGCCTTTCTCCGCGAACCAAAAAAAGACCAATCATCCTTTGAACTTATATTGCTTGCCGCCGCCAGACATAACCGCCTTCTAAGCCGCATAAGATAAAGGAAGAAATTGAGCTGACAGGAAAGGAAGAGGGCGTGCACGAGCAAATTCGGAGGCGATGCGTGCGCCTCGGCAAAATGTTGCTGGACACTGGACTTACCGTACGGGCACTCGCGAAAGCGACAGGATACTCCAAAAGCACGGTCCATAAAGATTTGACAGAACGGTTGCCAAATGTGGATATGGAGTTATCCGAAGAAGTCGCGAGAATACTTGCCTATCATAAGTCTGTCAGACATTTAAGAGGCGGTGAAGCAACACGAATGAAATGGATGAATGAACATAAGAAGGCCCGCAATACATGACGGGAACAGACGGGGACACCGCCATCATTCGTACACGAATGCGGAACCCTGTCTTTTCGCATGTTGAAAATGAGGTGAACACAACCTAAAGTTTAATAAAAATACATATGCCATTCGAATTGGAATGATAAAGTACTAGTAGGAAACATCCGATATAATCTCCATTCGCTTATAAAAGGCTGTCAAAACTATCCAAAACGCATCAAATCATATAAATTCATTCCTGAATAAAAATATATAAAATGACTTCTATCTTTATGTTCAATAAAGAAGCTATATGATACAATATATAGTTAGAAGAGCACGTATAAATATAGGACGAGCAAGAAGCTGGAAGGGGAAGCTGGGATTGATCTTTGCTAAAGATATCGGAATCGACCTGGGGACTGCAAATGTGTTGATTCACGTAAAAGGAAAAGGCATTGTTTTGGACGAGCCCGCAGTTGTGGCACTCGACAAACAGTCAAATAAAGTATTGGCAGTCGGCGAAGAAGCGTTTAAAATGGTCGGCAGAACGCCCGGCAATATCATTGCCATCCGCCCGATGAAAGATGGCGTAATTGCGGATTTCGATGTGACGGAAGCGATGCTGCGTCATTTCATTAATAAATTGAATGTCAAAGGATTTCTGACAAAACCGACAATCCTCGTATGTTGTCCGACGAACATTACGCGTGTCGAACAAAAGGCGATAAAGGATGCAGTCGAAAAATCCGGCGGTAAGAAAGTATACTTAGAAGAAGAACCGAAAGTCGCTGCAATCGGCGCTGGCATGGATATCTTTCAGCCAAGCGGCAATATGGTCATCGATATCGGGGGCGGGACGACGGATGTCGCAGTCCTTTCGATGGGTGATATTGTTACCTCTGAATCACTGAAGGCAGCGGGCGATATGCTCGACAATAATATTATCCAATATATTAAGAAAAAACATAAATTGCTAATTGGTGACCGTACAGCTGAAACAATCAAAATGAAGATTGCAACTGTCTTCCCTGGCGGACGCCAAGAAGAGATGGACATTAGAGGCCGTGACATGGCAACGGGACTACCCCGCATTCTAACCATCAATTCTGAAGAAATCCGTATGGCGATGAGCGAAACAATCGAAATGATTGTCCAGTCCGCGAAAAACGTTCTGGAAAAGACGCCACCTGAACTGTCAGCGGACATTATTGATAGGGGGATCTTCCTAACTGGTGGTGGGGCGTTGCTGCACGGCATCGACCAGCTGCTTGCGGAAGAACTGAAAGTACCGGTTTTCGTATCGGATAATCCATTGGGCTGTGTAGCGATTGGCACGGGAATTTTACTCGACAATATTAGCAAAGCAAATAGACGGTTTTAAGAAATACCCACTAATGAAGGGAGGTATTCTTCATGTTTAAAGGTTTTTATACAGTTGGATCCGGCATGATTGCCCAACAGCGCAGAACGGAAATGCTCGCGAACAATATGGCCAATTCCAATACACCGGGGTTTAAAGCGGAACAATCCAGTATCCGTTCATTCCCGGAAATGTTAATGTCCAATCTAGACAGCACGAAGATTCCGACGCAAAAAGGTTTAAATTTACATGGATTGTCACCGGTCGGTGGATTATCTACCGGCGTCTACATGCAGGAAACGATGCCATCATTCCTCCAAGGTGCCATGCGCGAAACAGGTATGACGACGGATATCGCATTGATTGACGGCAACTTGCCGATTGACGAAGCGACAGGTATGGCGGGAGCGGTTTTCTTCAAGTTGGACAATGGCAACGGCACTGAAGCCTATACGAAAAACGGGAACTTCACGATTGATGCAGACGGTTACCTGACAAATCCATCGGGCAATT is a genomic window of Sporosarcina oncorhynchi containing:
- a CDS encoding flagellar hook-basal body protein, with the protein product MFKGFYTVGSGMIAQQRRTEMLANNMANSNTPGFKAEQSSIRSFPEMLMSNLDSTKIPTQKGLNLHGLSPVGGLSTGVYMQETMPSFLQGAMRETGMTTDIALIDGNLPIDEATGMAGAVFFKLDNGNGTEAYTKNGNFTIDADGYLTNPSGNYVLDTNSQRIQLQNDDFAVSSNGDIMENGAVVATLGVAFADQPGLLAKSGNGLFTNAAGNLPNAQGTAGVGYSLQQGYLESSNVDAGKTMTDMLTAYRAFEANQKILQAYDRSMEKAVNEIGRVN
- a CDS encoding M23 family metallopeptidase, which gives rise to MREEKPKFPSQKNKSQKKNRWFWPAIYSGLAIVFVGMIWGFNAIVQKDSATDGVEVTQQPNNDLVVETNAQTEVLKYPFDEDEFENMAILQEYYDVEADEDMREKALLVFSQTYLTNKGLSISMEDQPFEVVAAMSGTVKEVVIDEFSGSEITIEHAEGLSTIYGSLTGILVKEGDQVLQGQALGNATSNEWNAQAGTHLHFEVHKDGIPVNPRSYLAF
- the spoIID gene encoding stage II sporulation protein D, giving the protein MDKLLAVLFILLLFFIPILMKKTIEPERPVAMEESPDSCIIHITVDGEDKPIPLDEYIVGVVAGEMPIGFHDEALRAQAIAARTYALRSTDMGRRPIQATVSAQVYKNPAERKKRWGKEFKANDMRLREIVKSTSDNIIVYEDEMITAMFFSTSNGKTETAQNYSGNPIPYLQSVESPGEDVVEAQVERRIEMPLNEWNEALGDEWKADRFRSLQLIRNQTGRVQKAQTTNFEMTGREMREALGIASTDFDIAYDITNKIVIITTKGYGHGVGMSQFGAEAFAQKGWTAESILTYYYSGTTIKKFELDESECLKTLTLANNSK
- the murA gene encoding UDP-N-acetylglucosamine 1-carboxyvinyltransferase, with product MDKIIINGGRVLHGNVRVEGAKNAVLPILAAALLASDGPNIIRDVPNLSDVSTINEVVKSLNAKVEYDAARGEVIIDSTNQLANEAQFEYVRKMRASILVMGPVLARNGFARVALPGGCAIGSRPIDQHLKGFEAMGAEISFGHGHVEAKAPNGLTGAKIYLDFPSVGATENIMTAAALAKGTTIIENAAKEPEIVDLANFINEMGGRVIGAGTDAIRIEGVSKLHGTIHHIIPDRIETGTFMVAAAITGGDVTIDNAVPEHNAALISKLTEMGVIITELDEGLRIRADHPLKAVDLKTMPHPGFPTDMQSQMMALMLTASGTGVLTETVFENRFMHVEEFRRMNASVKIEGRSVIISGPSDLQGAEVAATDLRAAAALILAGLVAEGTTRVTELIHLDRGYVDFHKKLKALGADIERVSSEETSTEKTEQLV
- a CDS encoding sporulation transcriptional regulator SpoIIID, with translation MHEQIRRRCVRLGKMLLDTGLTVRALAKATGYSKSTVHKDLTERLPNVDMELSEEVARILAYHKSVRHLRGGEATRMKWMNEHKKARNT
- a CDS encoding rod shape-determining protein, which encodes MFAKDIGIDLGTANVLIHVKGKGIVLDEPAVVALDKQSNKVLAVGEEAFKMVGRTPGNIIAIRPMKDGVIADFDVTEAMLRHFINKLNVKGFLTKPTILVCCPTNITRVEQKAIKDAVEKSGGKKVYLEEEPKVAAIGAGMDIFQPSGNMVIDIGGGTTDVAVLSMGDIVTSESLKAAGDMLDNNIIQYIKKKHKLLIGDRTAETIKMKIATVFPGGRQEEMDIRGRDMATGLPRILTINSEEIRMAMSETIEMIVQSAKNVLEKTPPELSADIIDRGIFLTGGGALLHGIDQLLAEELKVPVFVSDNPLGCVAIGTGILLDNISKANRRF